ATATGGACAGGAAGCTGCTTCACCCGTCACATGGCAAGTCAGAGTAGAAAAAGCAATTTGTGAGAATGTCAAGTTGATGCTGTTCATGACCTTCATTGTGACCTTAATCATGACCTTCATcatgacctgattttttttacagtgttgcTTTCTTCCTCACCACAGGTTTGACATCTTTTCTGGAAAGCAAGTGACTCATGAAGACATTGGCTATGAACAGGCCTGTGTCCTTTATAACATTGgtgtgacacaaacacacacacacacacacacacacacacacacacacacacacacacacacaaaaaaatgcagaccaaaaaatatttttttttattattgattttttttttttaaggtgctTTACACTCTTATCTGGGATCCATGGATAACAGAGTTTCTGAAGaggtaagaacacacacacacacacacacacacacacacacacacacacacacacacacacacacacacagttttggcATTCACAGTGTTTCAGAGCTCTAGAAGAAAgtatacatttaaacagttCAAAAGGAAATAAGTCACTGCAACGAGTGTAGGTTctgtctgcatctgtgtgtgtgtgtgtgtgtgtgtgtgtgtgctttaggGGATGAAGACATCCTGTACACATTTCCAGTCTGCTGCAGGAGCGTTCACACACATTAGAGATTATTACAACTCCAACTACAGTCCTGATCTGATCCACCATGCACTGTCCATCAACATTAACCTCATGCtggtgagaaacacacacacacccatcatacacacacacacacacacacacacaccatgcgcACACCCATGcgcacatcacacacacacacacacacacacacacacacacacacacacacatcatacatgcacacagcatacacacacacacaccatacacgcacccattatacacacacacacatcatgcacacaccacacactgtctATCAACATCGACCTCATTCTGGTGaagaacacacaccacatacgcacacacactatacactaacactAGCACTGTGGATTCTCTGGTTCAGGGTCAGGCTCAGGAGTGTCTTCTAGAAAAAACACTGCTGGACAACAAGAAGAGTTTAATCACTGCACGCATATGTGCTCAGGTAGGAGATAGAGATGGTGAttgagatgatggtgatggtcatgtgatggtcatcatgtgtgtgttgtggcctcatttttctctctgtattcTTCTCTCCACATGTTCTGCGTTCCTGCAGGTGAGCGAGTACTACAGGGAGTGTATCCGAGTGTTGGAGAACTCAGACAGCTTGTCTGGGAAGAAGGAGTGGAGAAAACTGCTCTGTATGAAGATCAGCTACTTCAGTGCCATTAAACACGTGAGTTCGAGTAACACGTTCCACGCAGCACAAATGTCTCATCTGAGCTTCATTAACGTTCTTTTTCGTTTCAGTTCCACATGGGCAAACACTCTGAGGAGCAGCAGAAATACGGTGAAGCTGTGAGTGATGAtctgaggaacatcatccatctGAAACTGTTTCAGCATTGAAATATATTGAAGGGgcgattttctttttctcctgtaGGTTGCGTACTTCCAGCTGTCTCTAAGCAGATTAAACGACGCAATTAAGCTTGGCAAGGTCACTGTCTCGctcgcacacgcgcacacacgcacacacacacacgcgcacacaagcgcgcacacacacacacacacacgatacatAAGGATTAACCATTTGACTTTCAACCCTTCAGGGTCAACCAGAATCCATACATGAAGCTCTGAAGTTCACCATGGACATCATTGGTGGAAAGTAagatatgtgtgcgtgtgtgcgtgtgtgtgtttgtgtgtgtgcgtgcagacTACTGCTCTGCTCTTAGCATTTGAGAAGGTGTTTTATTCAGAAGATAATGATGTTCTGGATGTCACTTGTGCGTAGATTTAACTCTGCGAAGAAGGACAACGATTTTATCTACCATGAACCGGTTCCTAAACTGGAGGCACTGGCTGTGGTGAAAGGTAGGTAAAAAAGGTGCTTCAGACCATCAGGTCCATCACGAAAACACTGTGTGAGTTGAGCTCTTTATTCTCACCTGCAATGGCACTGTGATCATTCGAGATCTTCTGTGTAGGTGCTCCTCTGGTAAAGCCGCTCCCTGTCAACCTGACCGACCCCAACACTACTGGTCCTGACCTCTTCTCCAGGCTGGTTCCTCTCGCAGCTCACGAGTCTTCATCAGTCTACAGGtctcacacactttatttatataaacgaTGTCATTATGTTTAGGGTTTTTCTCTGAAATAAATTTGAgaacttctcttttttttttttttttttagtgaagaGAAGGCCAAACTGCTCCGTGAAGTGATGGCCAAGATTGAAGCGAAGAACCGGGTTTTAGAGTAAGTGACAGAAGGTCTTCATATCTCCAGGGACAGTTTAGCAgatttgtagacacctgagcatGTGCTTCACatccattttacattttctgttctaaTAATAAGCTCAACTttcctggaagatgttccactagatgttgcgGAGATTTATTGAGCTAAAAGGGAGTGTTAGTAAAGGTAATGTAGGTGAGGctgttcctggggtgcagtcagcattcacattcattcatgttcaaaaAGATCTACTCCAgttcatggaaagcagatcttcacggagctggtTTTGGGCACAGGGTctgcaatgtcatgctggaacaggtttgggaagaaccacatctggctggaaatgtctcaatacttttggcatcTAGTGTTAGTTGAAgagaataataatcataataaacacaaaacataaacacaatctGGTGTGCAGTTACAGTAGAAATGttgctctgacactggagactcctgaATATCATCATCTTTCTCAGAAAACTGCATGTTTTGAAATCTGTCTGGaatcagttttattttctttgtgtcccataaatgcattttttttaaacacatattTAGGAGTTTTATGAACTCGTTGAACTGCGATGCCGTGGATCCGGATGTGTTCATCTCGGTTCCTTCTGTGTTGCTGGAGAAATGTGCGGCGCTCAGTGTTCAGCCCGATGCAGTGAAGAGATTAGCGCAGGCCATGCAGGGTGTGTAGAACATTCACAATCTTCTAGAACGgagttttattaaaacacacCTCTGTATTTGTATCACGGTCTCCGACCTGATGGTGCTCTCACAATAATGTGCTTGTGTCGCACAGCTTTTTCAAGCGTGTACACTGACGTGGGTTCTAATCTGGAGGACGTGCGAAGTGCTCTGGAGGAAGCTGAGGCCAGGGAGAAGACTCCTGAACTAACAGAACTCCAGAATGAGTTCAAGAAATATGAGGCAGTCCATCAAGCTGCCAGCCAAAGCAACACCGAGCTCCACCAAGCTATGAACCAGCACATCCCAAACTTGCGTCTGCTGCAGGGACCACTGGAGGAACTGAGGAACAGCCTACCTCGGCCACAACTGAGTCAGGGTGAGACTGGGATTTAGGTAGATTGGGGATTGTACAAGTGTTCCCTATTAAACTGGCCTTCATTGCATGTTTGACGTTGACCTTGCTGCTGTCCTTTCCCCTTAGAAGACACGTCGTCTTTGCAGACGATGCAACGGATTTGCGCAAAAGTCGATGAGATGCGCAAGCAAAGGGTTTTGCTTGAGAAGGAGCTTCGTGACCTCATTATGAAAGATGACATCACAGATATTCTAGTGACCACTGAACGTTCTGAGAGAAAGGTATGTGTCCTGCAGGATCTGCTGTTCTACTAGGTGGAATCAAAATGATTGAAGACTAGCGATCTAGAAATCCAGCTACTTTCAATGAATATCATCCCACATTTCACTGTGGTAaagcacgtggtcagaatagtaCCAATTGCACAGCTACTGATGTACACATTGGCACATTGATTTCatgaaggtcagtgctccctgtgaccgTGTGTGCCgccctgtgctgccatctgctggcgtgctacaaaactagtctcgaaactttttgatactacCTCATATTAACATCATCATTTCCTCATTAATTTTAGTGCTGTCTTTTGACCAATTCCTGTGATCATATCTCAGATCTTGATTGAGGAGCACATGCAGAAATACGGACCGTTGAAGGGATACATTGATCAGAATTTAGCAGCGCAGGATAACATTATTAAAGCTTTGACAGAGGCTAATGTTCTGTGCGCTGCCATCCGCAAGACCCTCAATGACACAAAACAAcagtatgtttattttatgatttatttgtgttatttggAATTCATATTCCAAGATTTTTGCAGTAGATGTAAGCAGTTATCGTTGTAACCCATGTGGTTTTGCTCTACAGATGGAACAGCTCTGTGCAGTCTTTGGTGGCTTCGTATGAAACATATGAGAACCTTGTGAAAAAGGCTGAGGAAGGTAAAAGCTTCTATCAGGACTTGGAAAAAAAGACAACCAGCCTACTAGAGAAAGTTAAGGTCACATCTAAGAGCAGAGAAGAAGACAGAACTGCTTTGTTAGAAAGGTAAGAAAGACCCTGTTATCATGACTCTATCCTGTAGAGAAAATTCTAGAAAGTGGATAAAATGAAAGTGTTTCCCACTGCAggaattttgttttataattctgCTTTGTTTTCATAggggaaaaacaaaagtatCTCCTCCAACACCGGCTCCTCGAAAGACGTTGCTTGGCAATAAAACACCAGGCCCTTCTGTTTCTTCCTGTAGCAATGGACAGGATTTACCCCAGGAATTGCCCACCCTGTCCCCAAATATGACCTTAGCCAAAGGTCCACCTGTTGCTAACCCTGTTCCCCGTGGTCCAGCCCCTTTTACTTGGGCCCCAGGTGCAGCCTGTCTACCATTTTTAAACCATGGAATGCCACAGTCGATACCTACTACACAACTGCATTATGGCCAAGTTTTAGGCTCCCCGCACCCGATGGTGCCTATGGAGCCTCCTCCAGGTTATACTGTACCTCAACAATTCCAGCCTGGTCCACCAAGAGGCATCACACCAGTTCCGCCACAGATTAATTTTCAAAATGCTTCACAAACACCTCATCAGGGCTTTATCCCAGCACCTTTTCCTATTGTTTCAGGAAATTATCCTGCTACAGGACCAGGTCAACACATACAACCTAATATGCCTGAGTCATCTTCTGCTCAAGTGACTCCAGAAACACAGTACCAAGGTTACCCTCCACTATCTGGATATAAAATAAGCACTCAAGGACCCAGGGTTGCTTTCTTTGGGCAAACTCAACCATCCTCCCATCCTGGACAGTTCCAGCCTCCAGTGCTCCCACAAGGACAGTCTCAGCCAGTTCCATCTGCTGCATACTGGCCAGTTCCTGTCTCTCAGGGAATTGCACTCTCAGAGGGTAATATGTATTTTCAGGGTGGAATACCTTCTAGCCAAGGCCTTCCAGCCCAAAACCTGTGTGAGCAACCCACTACTCCGTCCAATCCACTGTTTCCAACAGGAAATCTCTTTCAGAACCAACATATTCCACCTCCAAATAACCCAATTACTGTTCCAGTGATAGACAATCCAAATCCCCCTGTACTTGGTGGTATTCTCACACCTTCCCCAGCTCACACCTTCTCCTCTAATCAAACCACGAAGCCTCCATCGGCTGAGAATTTACTCACTCTCACAGAGCATAAAGAGGAAGCCCAGCAGATCAATCCATCTCATGGAGCTGTGAATCCTGATCTTATTCAGGAGAAGATGGGCAATCTCAGCATCACTTCCCAAGgagaagtgtaaataaaatagcatCATATAATGTCAAGGCATGATCAGTCTCTTAACTGATCAGATTAGAATAGTGAAATAAAGTGGAATACTACTGGGAATAAGACCATAATCTGTACATCTAGAACCGATTACAGTAAGATAACAGCTGGTGAAAAGCTAAGAGGTCCTCAGACAGACCTTCTGCACATTATATAAagttctaatatatatatattatatttacattatacaaGAGATATAATCATTATTAACTGTATAACATGCAAGAATtaatacactacactcttccttaTGATATCCTTATGCAGAACTCTAAATAATACATTGGGATGAAATGTTCTGAAACTAAGTTTACTTTCTGATGATCTTTAAATATCACATTGAACACTTGCGGGAGAGTTTAGTTTCTGTGCTGTGATAAAATGATCTCTTATTCCTGAGTTTATAGAATGActctgatcagccataacattaaaactcTGTCTAATACATAGAAGCTGTGGGTGGTGTTCAGGAGTTAGCATGGGCTCTCTGACTGCTCTGCatcaattctttttattttttttttagcattttgttCTACAGTAGCTCCACTGTACGATCGGACCAGACAAGCCTTCAGTCCTTGTATGCATTAATAAGCCATTTGACCCATGTTCTCCTTACTtggagcacttttttttttttttatactcatcCTTGCACTTCAGGATAAACCCCACAACACTACTGTTCTGAAGATGCTCTGCCCCAGACATCAAAATTTTTTTGTCGAAGTCACTCATTCTTATAGTCgcccattttttcctgcttcccgCAACTCAACTAACCGACACTTTAACGAGATAGAGATATTCAGTGGTTTTTATGTTCTGGCTGATTCCTGATAATTGTTTGTGGTGCAGAAATGAAGCTGGTGTGGGTTTATTCAGCATTAATAAGGAAACACAGTCTAAATGTTCCtgtctctttattttctctccattttttttttttgttcgtgGGTTTTGTTTTCTAATAAAGTTTGACGGTGTTTATCAGGATTATCACTCGTGAGTTTGTTGCactgcacatgtgtgtgtgtgagatgtaagGACATGAGCCAGGTTCCACACCCTGCCTTTACACTGCCATGGAAAAATGGGGGTGTGTTTGGCTCTTCGTTAGGCTTAAAGTTATCTGGAATAAATCAGAGCTtagacaaacacatacacacacacacacacacacacacatacacactgtctcactcattagggataaacgtatgagaaaatgctttgagaaaatgtccactgttaaaatacaaataaaatgaattgaagtcactgcagccccagaccatcacactaccaccaccatgttttactgttggtatgatctAATAATGAAACGATGTGTTCGTTTTATGCCACGTGTAACGGGACGCACACCTTCCAAAAACGTTTGTCTCATCGGTCCACAGACTATTTACAGAAAGAAAGCGGTGTGTGGTGTCTGtttgaataaagaaaattaCACTCTGGCCAAGTTTTCACACGATTCAGTGTTTATtcgaaacaaaaaaatattaatcagatTAGAAAcgtgaagaagaaaagaaaaaaagcacctCGTTAATGCAttagtaatcttttttttatgacgTGGCGTCTGCGTTTTGTATCGGCGTGATTGGGAGATGATTACAGGAAGTCGATGTGCACTCATGGTCTTTATAGTGAAGGGAaatttgcaatatatatatatatatgggaatATTACGGTACCTCATGTGAGATCTGTGGGGTGAAATCCAGCTTATTTGTTGTACATTGATTACATGTACATGTGGCCAGATCAAGAACGTGTCGTCATACGCAGACGTCACCATGACCATACAGCTTAGATTTTTCAAGGCGTTATCAAGGTGTGCAGGCTTTCCCCAGGCGAGGGTTGGGTGTCCTGGAGGACATGGGGCTATAGCCAGGCTCAGAGCCTCGTCTGGGCCGGATCTGTGGGAGAACCTTCCCCTGCCTGGAGCGTCCCGGGGATATTTTGGGCGATTTGGGGAGCTTATAGAGGAAGACGTTATAGTGAAGTGGGGGACTCGTCTCAGGGTGTGCCTTCGCTTCGTTAGGGAGGAGGAGCTCCAGATCAATGGTCACGCCGCTCTACAGACAgaacacaaagaaacacaaaacacaccagGCACATGGAGAACACAATAAAAAGGTGATCTATGAAATACCATATGGATAAAGAattgcaacataaaaaaactccaaaatgaaaaatgatcGATAAAACAAATGTGGTGTTAAAACACTGAGCTACAGACGGGTGAGAAATAGAGGAAGAACAATGGCGCAGAGGAGAAAGACAACGCTGTGTccacttttatttcattaagtGGGAGGGGTCAATCCTacactgaatgtgtgtgtttgtgtgtgtgtgtgtgtgtgtgtgtgtgtgtgtgctcgtagTAAGATGTGAACAGTGTGATTGACACCAGCCGTGTTTAAAGAGGTTTAATTCAGTATAATAAGCGTGGAGAGTTTTATTGAGATGACTTCAGAATTATTTGCATGACAGAGGCGAACTGGAACCAGGACCTGGGCTTGAACCTGAGCAGGACCTGGGCCTGAATAAGACCAGAAACAGACCACAACCTGGACCAGCACTTGGACCTGACCAAGGCCAGAAAATGACAAGGGCCAGAACCTAAACAAGACCTGAACAAGACCAGGACATGGACCTGAACTAGACCATAACCTGAACAGGTCCTGGACCAGAATAAGATCAGGACCTGGACCTAAACAAGACCAGAACCTGGGCCTGAATAAGACCAGGACCTGGATTTAAACAAGACCAGAACCTGAACCAGACCAGAACCTGGACATGAACAAGATCTTACCAGTTAGGAGTTAGGAGCTTCTGGATTA
This genomic interval from Silurus meridionalis isolate SWU-2019-XX chromosome 22, ASM1480568v1, whole genome shotgun sequence contains the following:
- the ptpn23b gene encoding tyrosine-protein phosphatase non-receptor type 23b isoform X1, whose product is MEAVPRMPMIWLELKEAGEFQFSSRVFQFIKRNYGEKPENFSDALGKLEQLRKAVVNIPRDFEGCNTLKKYLGQLHFLQSRVPMAYGQEAASPVTWFDIFSGKQVTHEDIGYEQACVLYNIGALHSYLGSMDNRVSEEGMKTSCTHFQSAAGAFTHIRDYYNSNYSPDLIHHALSININLMLGQAQECLLEKTLLDNKKSLITARICAQVSEYYRECIRVLENSDSLSGKKEWRKLLCMKISYFSAIKHFHMGKHSEEQQKYGEAVAYFQLSLSRLNDAIKLGKGQPESIHEALKFTMDIIGGKFNSAKKDNDFIYHEPVPKLEALAVVKGAPLVKPLPVNLTDPNTTGPDLFSRLVPLAAHESSSVYSEEKAKLLREVMAKIEAKNRVLESFMNSLNCDAVDPDVFISVPSVLLEKCAALSVQPDAVKRLAQAMQAFSSVYTDVGSNLEDVRSALEEAEAREKTPELTELQNEFKKYEAVHQAASQSNTELHQAMNQHIPNLRLLQGPLEELRNSLPRPQLSQEDTSSLQTMQRICAKVDEMRKQRVLLEKELRDLIMKDDITDILVTTERSERKILIEEHMQKYGPLKGYIDQNLAAQDNIIKALTEANVLCAAIRKTLNDTKQQWNSSVQSLVASYETYENLVKKAEEGKSFYQDLEKKTTSLLEKVKVTSKSREEDRTALLERGKTKVSPPTPAPRKTLLGNKTPGPSVSSCSNGQDLPQELPTLSPNMTLAKGPPVANPVPRGPAPFTWAPGAACLPFLNHGMPQSIPTTQLHYGQVLGSPHPMVPMEPPPGYTVPQQFQPGPPRGITPVPPQINFQNASQTPHQGFIPAPFPIVSGNYPATGPGQHIQPNMPESSSAQVTPETQYQGYPPLSGYKISTQGPRVAFFGQTQPSSHPGQFQPPVLPQGQSQPVPSAAYWPVPVSQGIALSEGNMYFQGGIPSSQGLPAQNLCEQPTTPSNPLFPTGNLFQNQHIPPPNNPITVPVIDNPNPPVLGGILTPSPAHTFSSNQTTKPPSAENLLTLTEHKEEAQQINPSHGAVNPDLIQEKMGNLSITSQGEV
- the ptpn23b gene encoding tyrosine-protein phosphatase non-receptor type 23b isoform X2: MEAVPRMPMIWLELKEAGEFQFSSRVFQFIKRNYGEKPENFSDALGKLEQLRKAVVNIPRDFEGCNTLKKYLGQLHFLQSRVPMAYGQEAASPVTWFDIFSGKQVTHEDIGYEQACVLYNIGALHSYLGSMDNRVSEEGMKTSCTHFQSAAGAFTHIRDYYNSNYSPDLIHHALSININLMLGQAQECLLEKTLLDNKKSLITARICAQVSEYYRECIRVLENSDSLSGKKEWRKLLCMKISYFSAIKHFHMGKHSEEQQKYGEAVAYFQLSLSRLNDAIKLGKGQPESIHEALKFTMDIIGGKFNSAKKDNDFIYHEPVPKLEALAVVKGAPLVKPLPVNLTDPNTTGPDLFSRLVPLAAHESSSVYSEEKAKLLREVMAKIEAKNRVLESFMNSLNCDAVDPDVFISVPSVLLEKCAALSVQPDAVKRLAQAMQAFSSVYTDVGSNLEDVRSALEEAEAREKTPELTELQNEFKKYEAVHQAASQSNTELHQAMNQHIPNLRLLQGPLEELRNSLPRPQLSQDTSSLQTMQRICAKVDEMRKQRVLLEKELRDLIMKDDITDILVTTERSERKILIEEHMQKYGPLKGYIDQNLAAQDNIIKALTEANVLCAAIRKTLNDTKQQWNSSVQSLVASYETYENLVKKAEEGKSFYQDLEKKTTSLLEKVKVTSKSREEDRTALLERGKTKVSPPTPAPRKTLLGNKTPGPSVSSCSNGQDLPQELPTLSPNMTLAKGPPVANPVPRGPAPFTWAPGAACLPFLNHGMPQSIPTTQLHYGQVLGSPHPMVPMEPPPGYTVPQQFQPGPPRGITPVPPQINFQNASQTPHQGFIPAPFPIVSGNYPATGPGQHIQPNMPESSSAQVTPETQYQGYPPLSGYKISTQGPRVAFFGQTQPSSHPGQFQPPVLPQGQSQPVPSAAYWPVPVSQGIALSEGNMYFQGGIPSSQGLPAQNLCEQPTTPSNPLFPTGNLFQNQHIPPPNNPITVPVIDNPNPPVLGGILTPSPAHTFSSNQTTKPPSAENLLTLTEHKEEAQQINPSHGAVNPDLIQEKMGNLSITSQGEV
- the ptpn23b gene encoding tyrosine-protein phosphatase non-receptor type 23b isoform X3 translates to MAYGQEAASPVTWFDIFSGKQVTHEDIGYEQACVLYNIGALHSYLGSMDNRVSEEGMKTSCTHFQSAAGAFTHIRDYYNSNYSPDLIHHALSININLMLGQAQECLLEKTLLDNKKSLITARICAQVSEYYRECIRVLENSDSLSGKKEWRKLLCMKISYFSAIKHFHMGKHSEEQQKYGEAVAYFQLSLSRLNDAIKLGKGQPESIHEALKFTMDIIGGKFNSAKKDNDFIYHEPVPKLEALAVVKGAPLVKPLPVNLTDPNTTGPDLFSRLVPLAAHESSSVYSEEKAKLLREVMAKIEAKNRVLESFMNSLNCDAVDPDVFISVPSVLLEKCAALSVQPDAVKRLAQAMQAFSSVYTDVGSNLEDVRSALEEAEAREKTPELTELQNEFKKYEAVHQAASQSNTELHQAMNQHIPNLRLLQGPLEELRNSLPRPQLSQEDTSSLQTMQRICAKVDEMRKQRVLLEKELRDLIMKDDITDILVTTERSERKILIEEHMQKYGPLKGYIDQNLAAQDNIIKALTEANVLCAAIRKTLNDTKQQWNSSVQSLVASYETYENLVKKAEEGKSFYQDLEKKTTSLLEKVKVTSKSREEDRTALLERGKTKVSPPTPAPRKTLLGNKTPGPSVSSCSNGQDLPQELPTLSPNMTLAKGPPVANPVPRGPAPFTWAPGAACLPFLNHGMPQSIPTTQLHYGQVLGSPHPMVPMEPPPGYTVPQQFQPGPPRGITPVPPQINFQNASQTPHQGFIPAPFPIVSGNYPATGPGQHIQPNMPESSSAQVTPETQYQGYPPLSGYKISTQGPRVAFFGQTQPSSHPGQFQPPVLPQGQSQPVPSAAYWPVPVSQGIALSEGNMYFQGGIPSSQGLPAQNLCEQPTTPSNPLFPTGNLFQNQHIPPPNNPITVPVIDNPNPPVLGGILTPSPAHTFSSNQTTKPPSAENLLTLTEHKEEAQQINPSHGAVNPDLIQEKMGNLSITSQGEV